Proteins from one Candidatus Coatesbacteria bacterium genomic window:
- a CDS encoding YbdK family carboxylate-amine ligase — protein MQALEEILLAQPALEHDVQALGKTQAAAENVALGLDILGPAVGPGPGVHSNGLLSGTVYLSLRVAASRRAGLPPGAVLHFAVTLVEPPGPRRRGGTVELFTIGVEEEFGLADPVTGELKPAVHRVLAGLSEAERLEIKPDVHQATLETATPVCLDLVEVEHELVRLRRHARRAARLAGVELFNAGAHPDCRWREQPYVHKQRYLMLADHQGEAWLQCLFWGLHVHLGVPDEFERLELANRLRSYLPLFIAFAANSPYWEEKPHPAGNARMDIYSRLEYVGAPPRFDSYDAVDRAIRSYAHLGARQIKDVYWDIRPRRVYPTIECRVCDMQTSVEDSLLLVGLILLAALALRDGDGVVEAAEEEIAPNREAAVAGGYEARISLGGESLSVREALLRFLESCRPLARRADLDDVHTRIARRVESSFCPAVRYRELYQRAPGDHRVLLQRLNELLLPA, from the coding sequence TGTTCAAGCCCTCGGTAAAACGCAGGCAGCAGCCGAGAACGTGGCGCTCGGCCTCGATATTCTTGGGCCAGCTGTCGGCCCCGGTCCGGGTGTCCATTCGAACGGCCTCCTTTCGGGTACAGTTTACCTTAGTCTGCGGGTCGCGGCAAGCCGCCGCGCTGGACTACCTCCGGGGGCCGTGCTACACTTCGCTGTAACCCTCGTAGAGCCGCCGGGGCCACGGCGGCGGGGAGGAACCGTGGAGCTGTTCACCATCGGCGTCGAAGAAGAATTCGGTCTGGCCGATCCGGTCACCGGCGAACTCAAGCCCGCCGTTCACCGGGTGCTGGCCGGCCTGAGTGAGGCCGAACGGCTCGAGATCAAGCCCGATGTCCACCAGGCCACCCTGGAGACCGCCACCCCGGTCTGCCTCGATCTGGTGGAGGTGGAGCACGAGCTGGTCCGCCTGCGGCGCCACGCCCGCCGGGCGGCCCGCCTGGCCGGTGTCGAGCTGTTCAACGCCGGCGCCCATCCCGATTGCCGCTGGCGCGAACAGCCCTACGTCCACAAGCAGCGCTACCTGATGCTGGCCGATCACCAGGGCGAGGCCTGGTTGCAATGCCTGTTCTGGGGCCTCCACGTCCACCTCGGCGTCCCCGACGAGTTCGAGCGCCTCGAGCTGGCCAACCGCCTGCGCTCCTACCTGCCGCTGTTCATCGCCTTCGCGGCCAACTCCCCCTACTGGGAGGAGAAGCCGCACCCCGCCGGCAACGCCCGGATGGATATCTACTCCCGCCTGGAGTATGTCGGCGCCCCGCCACGCTTCGATTCCTACGACGCCGTCGATCGGGCCATCCGGTCCTACGCCCATCTCGGCGCCCGCCAGATCAAGGACGTCTATTGGGACATCCGCCCCCGGCGGGTCTATCCGACCATCGAGTGCCGGGTCTGCGACATGCAGACCAGCGTCGAGGATTCCCTGCTGCTGGTGGGCCTGATCCTGCTGGCCGCCCTGGCCCTGCGCGACGGCGACGGCGTCGTCGAGGCCGCCGAGGAGGAGATCGCCCCCAACCGCGAGGCCGCCGTCGCCGGAGGGTACGAGGCCCGGATCAGCCTGGGCGGAGAGAGCCTGAGCGTCCGCGAGGCCCTGCTGCGTTTCCTGGAGAGTTGTCGGCCCTTGGCCCGACGAGCCGACCTCGACGATGTCCACACCCGCATCGCCCGTCGGGTGGAGAGCAGCTTCTGTCCCGCCGTGCGCTACCGCGAGCTTTACCAGCGGGCGCCGGGCGATCACCGGGTCCTGCTGCAGCGCCTCAACGAACTGCTGCTGCCCGCTTGA